In one window of Mercurialis annua linkage group LG4, ddMerAnnu1.2, whole genome shotgun sequence DNA:
- the LOC126678440 gene encoding protein FAR1-RELATED SEQUENCE 5-like: MKFFPLLSFHVSGTHSRIHRSPSFLVLSTSLFYAWISRRFSEFLNFLSSAIHIARIDSRGMENQKSERASDKIGVNSNESANALNQELTSEILKKVVHNEEEAYDLYRNYGFCKGFSVRKGKQSYYSGTKKIKTKDYYCSKEGLKFDEGTSEASYSKLDTRTGCKAMIRFAIDEQGIWKVKRFVDEHNHLFASPTKRYLLKSVRSVSLSKGVVLNSMVNAGIRTINAYSYMAQEGGGAENIGFTKKDCYNYIDIEKNKMIEVGDSQSLVNHFKRKASEEGEMFYWDVQLDKMGRMTNFYWRDGRSKIDYDSFGDVVVFDTTYRTNRYELVCAPFVGMNHHWKNVIQNGS, encoded by the exons aTGAAATTCTTTCCTCTTCTTAGTTTTCACGTCTCTGGAACACACAGTCGTATTCACCGTTCGCCGTCCTTCCTCGTTCTTTCAACTTCTTTATTTTATGCCTGGATTTCTCGCCGTTTCAGTGAGTTTTTGAATTTTCTATCATCCGCCATCCATATTGCTCGGATTGATTCACGAG GAATGGAAAATCAAAAATCTGAAAGAGCAAGTGACAAGATAGGAGTCAACTCGAATGAATCAGCTAATGCTTTAAACCAAGAACTTACAAgcgaaatattaaaaaaagtggtACATAACGAAGAAGAAGCATATGACTTGTATCGAAACTATGGATTTTGCAAAGGATTTAGTGTCAGAAAGGGTAAACAATCATATTAcagtgggacaaaaaaaatcaaaacaaaagatTACTACTGCTCAAAGGAAGGCTTGAAATTTGATGAAGGTACAAGTGAAGCGAGTTATAGTAAGTTAGACACAAGGACTGGGTGTAAGGCCATGATACGCTTTGCTATTGATGAACAAGGTATATGGAAAGTAAAACGCTTTGTAGATGAACATAATCATCTATTCGCTTCACCAACAAAAAGATATTTACTAAAATCTGTACGATCAGTTTCTCTTTCTAAAGGAGTTGTATTAAATTCTATGGTAAATGCTGGTATCCGGACAATTAATGCATATTCATATATGGCACAAGAAGGTGGAGGTGCTGAAAATATTGGGTTCACAAAGAAAGATTGTTATAATTACATTGATATAGAGAAGAACAAAATGATCGAAGTTGGAGATTCTCAAAGTTTGGTTAACCATTTTAAACGAAAGGCAAGCGAAGAGGGAGAAATGTTTTATTGGGATGTACAACTTGACAAAATGGGAAGAATGACAAATTTTTATTGGCGAGATGGTAGATCAAAAATTGATTATGATAGTTTTGGTGATGTGGTAGTCTTTGATACCACGTATCGAACAAATAGATATGAATTAGTATGTGCGCCGTTTGTGGGGATGAACCATCATTGGAAAAATGTTATACAAAACGgttcataa
- the LOC130015412 gene encoding uncharacterized protein LOC130015412, with protein MDAKIDQLAQSSQASIHKLELQLGQLARTVAEREQGKLPSNTENNPREVVMAISLGSETRAGDGSKGRKVIEIVDDRDDKEESEHDAKQGNDLDKEVVADPSVKPYVPPIPYPQRLKKKTTSNNFQHFLNAFKKIELNIPILQALAKIPSYAKFLKKLVSNKSKLEEYATVALTEECSAILQRKLPPKLKDPGSFSIPCIIGDTTISKCLCDLGASVNIMPASLYNRLGMKEMKPTTVSLQLADRSIKYPLGIVEDLFVQVGKFYFPADFLVLETEDENDISMILGRPFLATRGVLIDVVKGKLTFRMGSEKEEFNILKAMKHPLLDDSCFSVDIIYHAVSHNVEQESFKEPLEACQ; from the coding sequence ATGGATGCAAAAATTGACCAGTTGGCACAGTCAAGTCAAGCATCAATTCACAAATTAGAGTTGCAGCTGGGCCAATTGGCACGAACTGTTGCTGAACGTGAACAAGGCAAACTCCCTAGTAATACTGAGAATAATCCAAGAGAGGTGGTTATGGCCATTAGTCTAGGGAGCGAAACTCGGGCAGGAGATGGAAGCAAAGGCAGGAAAGTAATTGAGATTGTCGACGATAGAGACGACAAGGAAGAGAGTGAGCACGATGCAAAGCAAGGGAATGATCTTGATAAGGAAGTGGTGGCTGATCCTTCAGTCAAACCTTATGTTCCACCAATTCCATATCCACAAAGACTTAAGAAGAAAACTACTAGCAATAATTTTCAGCACTTTCTTAATGCCTTTAAAAAGATTGAGCTTAATATTCCTATTTTGCAGGCCCTTGCTAAGATTCCTTCCTATGCCAAGTTCTTAAAAAAACTAGTTTCCAACAAGAGCAAGCTAGAGGAGTACGCCACTGTAGCTTTAACTGAAGAATGCAGTGCCATACTTCAAAGGAAGCTACCACCTAAGCTTAAagacccagggagtttttctattcCTTGTATTATTGGTGATACCACTATCTCTAAATGTTTGTGTGACCTTGGTGCTAGTGTGAATATTATGCCTGCATCTCTTTATAATAGGCTTGGCATGAAAGAAATGAAGCCCACAACTGTGTCTTTACAATTGGCCGATCGATCGATCAAATACCCTTTAGGCATTGTAGAAGACTTATTTGTGCAAGTGGGCAAGTTTTATTTTCCTGCAGATTTTCTTGTCTTAGAAACAGAGGATGAAAATGATATATCTATGATTTTAGGTAGACCATTTTTAGCTACAAGAGGTGTGTTGATTGATGTTGTTAAAGGTAAGCTTACCTTTAGGATGGGGAGTGAAAAAGAAGAATTTAATATTCTTAAAGCCATGAAACACCCATTACTTGATGATTCTTGTTTTAGTGTCGATATTATTTACCATGCTGTTTCACATAATGTTGAACAAGAATCGTTCAAGGAGCCATTAGAAGCGTGTCAATGA